The following proteins are encoded in a genomic region of Leptospira kirschneri serovar Cynopteri str. 3522 CT:
- a CDS encoding acyl-CoA desaturase: MGIILSFFIGHWFLSAFAQSFFLHRYAAHSMFKMNKFWEKFFYIFTCVAQGSSFLNPRAYAIMHRQHHAYSDTGKDPHSPVVSKGFLDMMWKTALNYEAILEETTNVEKEFKGNYPEWPAIDVLSNSWTFRLFCGTLYTLFYFYFVPEGQYAWYLLLPIHWLMGPLHGAIVNWCGHMYGYRNHKKNPDNSKNTLFVDFMIAGELYQNNHHAHPNSPNFAFRWFELDFTYQVMKVLHLLKIIKIQRAVWTEKGKKVLRGSEVLVEPTSASTVAA, from the coding sequence ATGGGAATCATTCTATCTTTTTTCATTGGGCACTGGTTTTTATCCGCTTTTGCTCAATCGTTTTTTCTTCATAGATATGCGGCACACTCAATGTTCAAAATGAACAAATTTTGGGAGAAGTTTTTTTATATTTTTACTTGTGTAGCCCAAGGTTCTTCTTTTTTAAATCCACGTGCTTATGCAATTATGCACAGACAACATCATGCTTACAGTGATACTGGTAAGGACCCACATTCTCCCGTAGTCTCTAAAGGTTTTTTGGATATGATGTGGAAAACTGCACTCAATTATGAGGCGATTTTAGAAGAAACAACAAACGTTGAAAAGGAGTTTAAAGGAAACTATCCTGAATGGCCTGCAATCGATGTTCTCAGTAATTCTTGGACTTTTAGACTTTTTTGCGGAACACTTTATACTTTATTTTATTTTTACTTTGTCCCTGAAGGGCAATATGCCTGGTATCTACTTCTACCGATTCATTGGCTTATGGGACCTTTACACGGAGCAATTGTAAACTGGTGCGGTCATATGTATGGATATAGAAATCATAAAAAAAATCCGGACAACTCTAAGAATACTTTATTTGTGGATTTTATGATCGCAGGAGAATTGTATCAGAATAATCATCACGCTCATCCAAATTCTCCGAACTTTGCGTTTCGTTGGTTCGAACTGGATTTTACTTATCAAGTAATGAAAGTTCTGCATCTTTTAAAAATTATTAAAATCCAGAGAGCGGTCTGGACCGAAAAAGGAAAAAAAGTACTTCGAGGTTCTGAAGTTCTTGTAGAACCTACATCTGCCTCTACGGTTGCCGCCTAA
- a CDS encoding DUF1564 domain-containing protein, with translation MDILLLDDGQKIQSALVESFIGTDSLLVPDVYWNRLNLQERKALTKKLPFLLRKYSKQIASMKRLHDRAGKIKYNRNVGKMKKFSIRVNTGVWVTLGVLAAAHGVSRCYLFNYMLWLEDLGVGDSTVETLNQGVPRLHWTYNMIWTLNRRQNLISRELKFEPNPMTDKYPI, from the coding sequence ATGGATATTCTTTTATTGGATGACGGTCAAAAAATTCAATCTGCTTTGGTAGAAAGTTTTATCGGAACTGATTCTCTTTTGGTTCCAGATGTTTATTGGAATCGTTTGAATCTTCAAGAAAGAAAAGCTCTTACGAAAAAACTCCCTTTTTTACTGAGAAAATATTCGAAACAGATCGCTTCTATGAAACGGCTTCATGATCGAGCGGGTAAAATCAAATACAATCGAAACGTTGGTAAAATGAAAAAATTTAGTATTCGAGTTAATACCGGAGTTTGGGTGACTTTAGGTGTGTTGGCGGCGGCTCATGGGGTTTCGCGGTGCTATCTTTTTAATTATATGCTTTGGTTAGAAGACCTTGGGGTAGGGGATTCTACTGTGGAAACTTTAAACCAAGGAGTTCCTCGTTTGCATTGGACTTACAATATGATCTGGACCTTAAATCGAAGACAAAATCTAATATCAAGAGAATTAAAGTTCGAACCAAACCCAATGACCGACAAATATCCAATATGA
- a CDS encoding PhoX family protein: MNLSRSQFLRYLGKGAAALALARSGILSSSPKPLKSKRNKFPKFQPISPSEQDSLILPSGYRYNTIALYGDRINVQGDTFGFNSDFNCFFPLEGKKDTGLLWNNHETLGTLEYYVNGYDSQKQMPNVRTDKQIEQYLYALGGSVIHIYKKKGKWNLNSDSKYGRRIHGLTEFRLTGPAAGSTAVGNTNRVFGTFANCAGGLTFWNTVLSCEENVEWIIEPCKLPHETHYGWVIEVDPFDPKSVPVKHTALGRFAHENAALVLSPSGKLVVYMGDDARDEFVYKFVSKKSYDPSLGAKNSTLLEEGILYAADFNNGTWIPLDLETNETLKNYKTENGNRQFETQADVLVHCRAAAKICGATPMDRPEDIEIHPLDGTIFIAMTNNDRHGNLFGQILRIREKSGDHAGLEFDFEVFIAGGSKFAAPDNLAFDKEGNLWVVTDISAKNLNRSVYKKFGNNGLFVIRTDRAYQFASSPVGAELTGLWFTPDQKELFLSIQHPGETTKDYGKPTSHWPHGGDSIPRSGVVAIYLK; the protein is encoded by the coding sequence ATGAATTTGTCCAGATCTCAATTCTTAAGATATTTAGGGAAGGGTGCTGCTGCTTTGGCTCTTGCAAGATCCGGAATTCTTTCTTCTTCTCCAAAACCTTTGAAGTCTAAACGGAACAAGTTTCCAAAATTTCAACCGATTTCTCCGAGTGAACAAGACTCTTTGATCTTACCTTCCGGTTATCGATACAATACGATCGCTCTTTATGGAGATAGGATCAATGTCCAAGGAGACACGTTCGGTTTTAATTCGGATTTTAATTGTTTTTTTCCTTTAGAAGGAAAGAAGGATACGGGTCTTCTTTGGAACAATCATGAGACTTTAGGAACATTAGAATATTATGTAAACGGATACGACAGCCAAAAACAAATGCCGAATGTTAGAACGGACAAACAGATCGAACAATATCTATATGCGTTAGGCGGTTCCGTAATTCATATCTATAAAAAGAAAGGAAAATGGAATCTTAACTCCGATTCCAAATACGGAAGAAGAATTCACGGTCTTACTGAATTTCGTCTAACGGGTCCGGCGGCTGGAAGTACTGCAGTAGGAAATACGAATCGGGTTTTTGGAACGTTTGCAAATTGTGCGGGAGGACTAACGTTTTGGAATACGGTGCTTTCTTGCGAAGAAAATGTGGAATGGATTATCGAACCTTGTAAACTTCCCCACGAAACCCATTATGGCTGGGTGATCGAAGTGGATCCTTTTGATCCTAAATCTGTTCCTGTAAAACATACCGCACTGGGAAGGTTTGCACATGAAAACGCGGCGCTTGTATTATCTCCTTCCGGAAAATTAGTGGTATATATGGGAGATGACGCTAGGGATGAATTTGTATATAAATTTGTGTCCAAAAAATCCTATGATCCTTCTTTAGGTGCAAAAAATTCCACTTTACTGGAGGAAGGAATTTTATACGCCGCGGATTTTAACAATGGAACTTGGATTCCATTGGATTTGGAAACCAATGAAACATTAAAAAATTATAAAACAGAAAACGGTAATAGACAGTTTGAAACCCAAGCAGACGTTTTAGTGCATTGTAGAGCCGCCGCAAAGATTTGTGGCGCAACTCCGATGGATCGTCCAGAGGATATAGAAATTCATCCTTTGGATGGAACTATATTTATAGCCATGACAAACAACGATAGACATGGAAATTTATTTGGTCAAATTTTACGTATCCGAGAAAAATCGGGGGACCACGCCGGTTTAGAATTTGATTTTGAAGTATTTATTGCGGGTGGGAGTAAATTTGCCGCTCCGGACAATCTTGCGTTTGATAAGGAAGGGAATCTTTGGGTTGTTACGGACATTTCCGCAAAAAACTTAAACAGATCTGTATATAAGAAATTTGGAAATAACGGATTGTTTGTGATCCGGACCGATAGGGCGTATCAATTTGCTTCTTCTCCGGTAGGAGCTGAGTTGACTGGGCTTTGGTTTACTCCTGATCAAAAGGAATTATTTCTTTCTATACAACATCCGGGAGAAACCACAAAAGATTATGGAAAACCAACCAGTCACTGGCCTCACGGAGGAGACTCTATACCTAGGTCTGGAGTAGTTGCAATTTATCTAAAGTAA
- a CDS encoding NADPH-dependent F420 reductase, with protein MKGKKIGILGSGIVGQTLANGFLKYGAEVKIGTRDSGKLKDWLAKVGAGASIGSFSEAANFGEIIILCSKGSVTSEVITLSGIDSFNGKTIIDTTNPISEMPPQNGVLNFFTSYNESLMEKLQKQVPKANFVKCFNSVGSGLMVNPQFKEGRPSMFICGNEDSSKKQVKEILDTFGWDTEDMGTVEAARAIEPLCILWCIPGFLSQSWTHAFKLLK; from the coding sequence ATGAAAGGCAAAAAAATTGGAATTTTAGGTTCCGGGATTGTTGGTCAAACCCTCGCAAATGGATTTTTAAAATATGGGGCTGAAGTTAAAATTGGGACCAGAGACTCTGGAAAACTTAAGGATTGGTTGGCAAAGGTGGGAGCAGGAGCTTCAATTGGTTCGTTTTCGGAAGCGGCAAACTTTGGAGAAATTATAATATTATGTTCTAAAGGAAGTGTAACTTCCGAAGTAATAACGTTATCCGGAATTGATTCTTTTAACGGAAAAACGATTATTGATACAACCAATCCTATTTCTGAAATGCCTCCTCAAAATGGTGTTCTGAATTTTTTCACATCATATAACGAATCTCTAATGGAAAAATTACAAAAACAAGTTCCCAAAGCTAATTTCGTAAAATGTTTTAATTCCGTAGGAAGCGGCTTGATGGTGAACCCTCAGTTCAAAGAAGGTAGGCCGAGTATGTTTATTTGTGGTAACGAAGATTCTTCTAAAAAACAAGTGAAAGAAATTTTAGATACTTTCGGCTGGGATACGGAGGATATGGGAACGGTGGAAGCGGCCAGAGCGATCGAACCGCTTTGTATTCTTTGGTGTATTCCTGGATTTTTATCCCAATCTTGGACGCATGCGTTTAAACTTTTAAAATGA
- a CDS encoding STAS domain-containing protein, which yields MSQLKIKKKEISTEIFVYALDGRLDESSFTEFKTEIIDPPHPNVVILNLNELKYVSSSGIRSIFELKHKLSNDGKKLFLTEASEKVIQIFNLLGLWKPFIHFDTETQALEAATK from the coding sequence ATGAGTCAATTGAAGATTAAAAAGAAAGAAATTTCGACGGAAATTTTCGTCTATGCGTTAGATGGAAGATTGGATGAAAGTAGTTTTACCGAATTTAAAACCGAAATCATAGATCCCCCTCATCCGAACGTAGTAATACTAAATCTAAACGAATTGAAGTATGTTTCCAGTTCCGGAATACGTTCCATCTTTGAACTAAAACACAAACTTTCAAACGACGGTAAAAAACTTTTTTTGACGGAAGCCTCGGAAAAAGTGATTCAAATATTCAACCTTTTAGGACTCTGGAAACCTTTCATTCATTTTGACACGGAAACCCAGGCACTCGAAGCGGCTACAAAATAA
- a CDS encoding protein kinase codes for MKHHKEDLAELIEGARVGEKFPLAKLISGLERPDSFEFRKNLFEALDSLGLNGIHSLTIGFTGTPGAGKSSLLGELATQFLKSDNGDTMAIVAIDPSSHISGGSLLGDRTRLSLPAREKRIYFRSQPSQLELGGVNPYTYHVIRLLRCFFHFVFIETVGIGQNEIEVSKLTDLSFLVLQPLGGDQIQFMKSGIMEVPDSFILNKCDEETLANSSYHMLISTLEFLKEVMPGNRLPPVFKTSVKTKQGIQDLLDFIRSAKPTVDRSQETALQLKKWIKNEFGNFGLKTIEDFPFSYSLNFEALEEIALQKIRKSLLL; via the coding sequence GTGAAACATCATAAAGAAGATCTCGCAGAACTCATCGAAGGAGCGCGGGTGGGAGAAAAATTTCCTCTCGCAAAACTCATCTCCGGTTTAGAAAGACCGGATTCTTTCGAGTTTAGAAAAAACCTTTTTGAGGCTCTTGATTCTCTCGGGTTAAATGGAATTCATTCCTTGACCATTGGTTTTACCGGAACTCCGGGTGCGGGTAAATCTTCTTTGCTCGGAGAATTAGCGACTCAATTTTTGAAATCGGATAACGGTGATACGATGGCGATCGTAGCTATCGATCCTTCCAGTCATATTTCCGGCGGTTCTTTGTTAGGCGATCGTACTCGGCTTTCCCTTCCCGCACGCGAGAAACGGATCTATTTCCGTTCGCAACCCAGCCAGTTGGAACTAGGTGGAGTCAATCCTTATACGTATCACGTGATCCGTCTTCTTCGTTGTTTTTTTCATTTCGTTTTTATCGAAACCGTTGGGATCGGTCAAAACGAAATCGAAGTTTCTAAACTTACTGATCTTTCTTTTCTCGTTTTACAACCATTAGGTGGAGATCAGATTCAATTTATGAAAAGTGGGATCATGGAAGTTCCGGATTCTTTTATTCTCAACAAATGTGACGAAGAAACTCTCGCTAACTCGAGTTATCACATGTTGATCTCTACATTAGAATTTTTAAAAGAAGTTATGCCCGGTAATCGACTCCCTCCCGTTTTTAAAACTTCTGTCAAAACAAAACAGGGAATTCAAGATCTTTTAGATTTTATTCGTTCTGCAAAACCTACCGTCGATCGTTCGCAGGAGACCGCTCTTCAACTAAAAAAATGGATCAAAAACGAATTTGGCAATTTCGGCCTGAAGACCATTGAGGATTTTCCTTTTTCCTATTCTTTAAACTTTGAAGCTTTAGAAGAAATCGCCCTGCAAAAAATTCGTAAAAGCCTACTACTTTAG
- the htpG gene encoding molecular chaperone HtpG, with protein MSEEIKGRISVETENIFPIIKKWLYSEKDIFIRELVSNASDAITKLKKIAFSEEFEGGTDYRIDLEFDQEKRTLTIEDNGIGMSSEEVQKYINQIAFSSAEEFVKKFQGEGAKPEIIGHFGLGFYSCFMVSTKVILETKSYQKGSTGVVWESESGTEFYLRSSDKTTRGTKITLHLDADSGEYLDQWKLKELIRKYCDFLPVPIYVKNEQANKQTPLWSETPSSVTKEKYEEFYNYLFPFSGEPLFHVHLNVDYPFRLQGILYFPKLKHELDVNQSGIKLYCNHVFVSDDANDLVPKFLTVLKGTIDIPDLPLNVSRSYLQSDPLVKKISAHIVKKIADRLNEEFKKNEEEFRKNWDEVSIFVKYGMLTDDKFYEAAKDLIFFKTSNGEIVRLEDYWNKNKEKNNNKVFYTSETSSVYMDLLKSQGLEAILVDSRIDSHFIQFLESKNPDMKFQRADSELAEGVVDKEHSSPIVDSDNKTEADRIREFFEKILKRDGLEIKAEPLKAETVPAVVLLPEHLRRLNEMNMLGGQKPLDLLKNHTLVVNTRSSLVKNILGLSKGLSSTKADKLARTVYDMALLSSKIFDESEFSEYLKRTTETLEELSGT; from the coding sequence ATGAGCGAAGAAATCAAAGGAAGAATTTCCGTAGAAACGGAAAACATATTTCCGATCATCAAAAAATGGCTCTATTCCGAAAAGGACATTTTTATCAGAGAACTTGTATCTAACGCGAGTGATGCGATCACTAAGTTAAAGAAAATTGCATTCTCCGAAGAGTTCGAAGGGGGTACCGATTATAGAATCGATTTAGAATTTGATCAGGAAAAAAGAACTCTGACAATAGAAGACAACGGAATCGGAATGAGTTCCGAAGAGGTTCAAAAATACATCAATCAAATCGCGTTTTCGAGTGCGGAAGAGTTTGTAAAAAAATTTCAAGGGGAAGGCGCCAAACCTGAAATCATAGGACATTTCGGATTGGGTTTTTATTCCTGTTTTATGGTTTCTACAAAGGTGATTTTAGAAACTAAATCATATCAAAAAGGTTCCACCGGAGTGGTCTGGGAAAGTGAGTCCGGAACCGAATTTTATTTACGTTCTTCGGATAAAACCACCAGAGGGACTAAAATTACTCTTCACTTAGACGCAGATTCCGGTGAATATCTAGATCAGTGGAAACTCAAAGAACTGATCCGTAAATACTGCGATTTTCTTCCGGTTCCAATCTACGTCAAAAACGAACAGGCAAATAAACAAACTCCTCTTTGGTCCGAAACACCTTCTTCCGTTACCAAGGAAAAGTATGAGGAATTTTATAACTATCTTTTCCCTTTTTCGGGAGAACCACTTTTTCACGTTCATCTAAACGTGGATTATCCGTTCCGTCTTCAGGGAATATTATATTTTCCTAAACTAAAACACGAGTTAGACGTAAATCAATCTGGAATCAAACTCTATTGTAATCACGTATTTGTAAGCGACGACGCGAATGACTTGGTTCCTAAGTTTTTAACTGTACTCAAAGGAACTATTGATATTCCGGATCTTCCTTTGAACGTTTCCCGCTCCTATCTGCAAAGTGATCCTTTGGTAAAAAAGATTTCTGCTCATATCGTAAAAAAGATAGCGGATCGTTTGAACGAGGAGTTCAAAAAGAATGAGGAAGAGTTTAGAAAAAACTGGGATGAGGTTTCTATTTTTGTAAAATACGGAATGTTGACCGACGACAAATTCTACGAAGCCGCAAAGGATCTGATCTTTTTCAAAACTTCTAATGGTGAAATTGTCCGTCTAGAAGACTATTGGAACAAAAACAAGGAAAAGAATAACAACAAAGTATTTTATACTTCTGAGACTTCTTCCGTATATATGGACTTGCTTAAGTCTCAGGGACTCGAGGCGATTTTAGTAGATTCTAGAATCGATTCTCACTTTATTCAATTTTTAGAATCTAAAAATCCGGATATGAAGTTCCAGAGAGCCGATTCTGAACTTGCCGAAGGAGTTGTGGATAAGGAACATTCTTCTCCGATCGTAGATTCGGATAACAAAACAGAGGCGGACCGGATTCGAGAATTTTTCGAAAAGATACTAAAACGGGACGGACTGGAAATTAAGGCGGAACCTCTCAAAGCGGAGACTGTACCCGCGGTGGTTTTACTTCCGGAACATCTGCGCAGGTTGAACGAAATGAATATGTTAGGTGGTCAGAAACCGCTCGATCTTTTAAAAAATCATACTCTTGTAGTCAATACTCGTTCCTCTCTCGTGAAGAATATTTTAGGTTTATCTAAAGGACTTAGTTCGACTAAGGCGGATAAGTTGGCTAGAACCGTGTACGATATGGCACTTCTTTCCTCTAAAATATTTGATGAATCTGAATTTTCCGAATATCTAAAGAGGACTACGGAAACTTTAGAAGAGTTGAGCGGCACTTAA
- a CDS encoding methylmalonyl-CoA mutase family protein has protein sequence MENKNHILYDKSGKPSKEPAWIFRTYAGHTNARESNELFRKNLSKGQTGLSIAFDLATQCGYSSDHPIAKPEIGKVGVPINTLEDFRILFNQIPIEEMNTSMTINGTSMYLLSLYVALAQERGVDVSLLQGTTQNDIIKEYLARGTYIFPPAQSIRIIVDMYEYCLKNIPKWNPSNICSYHLQEAGATPVQELAFALATAMAILDAIKERNCFTPDEFEQCVGRISFFVNAGIRFVEEMCKMRAFTEMWDEITKDRYGVKQDKYRRFRYGVQVNSLGLTEEQPENNAWRILIEALGVTMSRDARCRALQLPAWNEALSLPRPWDQQWSLRLQQVLAYETDLLEYPDLFEGSKVVESKVKELKEEAYKEIQKILDMGGAIQAIENGYMKSQLVKSQAERLAKINNNEMVIVGKNKWTEGIASPLMTDQDGGVFKVDSKSAEETLEVLAKVKSNRDTNQVKAALAQLEADAKAGKNLMHASIECAKVGISTGEWADVLRSVFGEYRPATGVEGQKLNLESEKVTRVRGKVDTFLKTNGSRPKIVVGKPGLDGHSNGAEMIAVSAKHAGFDVIYSGIRLTPEEIVQTAVEENADVIGVSILSGSHLELAEQIFNELKHYKADIPVVFGGIIPPSDFETLTKLGVKAIFTPKDYDLMDVMERIIDIISKTIKAA, from the coding sequence ATGGAAAATAAAAATCATATCCTATATGACAAATCCGGCAAACCATCCAAAGAACCGGCTTGGATTTTCAGAACTTACGCGGGACATACGAACGCAAGAGAATCCAACGAACTTTTTAGAAAAAACCTTTCTAAAGGTCAAACCGGTCTTTCGATCGCTTTCGACCTTGCAACTCAGTGCGGTTATAGTTCCGATCATCCAATCGCTAAACCTGAAATCGGTAAAGTAGGAGTTCCGATCAATACCTTGGAAGATTTTAGAATCCTATTCAACCAGATCCCTATCGAAGAGATGAATACTTCGATGACTATCAACGGCACTTCCATGTATCTTTTGTCCCTTTACGTGGCACTCGCCCAAGAAAGAGGTGTAGACGTTTCGCTTCTTCAAGGTACCACTCAAAACGACATCATCAAAGAATATCTTGCCAGAGGAACGTATATATTTCCTCCTGCTCAATCCATCCGAATCATAGTAGATATGTACGAATACTGTCTCAAGAACATTCCTAAATGGAATCCGTCTAACATCTGTTCGTATCACTTACAAGAAGCTGGTGCTACTCCAGTTCAAGAACTGGCGTTCGCTCTTGCGACTGCAATGGCGATCTTAGATGCAATTAAGGAAAGAAACTGTTTTACTCCTGACGAGTTTGAACAATGTGTGGGTAGAATTTCTTTCTTTGTAAACGCAGGAATTCGCTTTGTGGAAGAGATGTGCAAGATGCGCGCCTTTACGGAGATGTGGGACGAAATTACAAAAGACCGTTACGGAGTAAAACAAGATAAATACCGTCGCTTTCGTTACGGAGTTCAAGTCAACTCTCTCGGTCTTACGGAAGAGCAACCGGAAAATAACGCCTGGAGAATTCTCATTGAAGCGTTAGGCGTCACTATGAGCCGGGACGCTCGTTGTAGAGCTCTTCAACTCCCCGCTTGGAACGAAGCTCTTTCTCTTCCGAGACCTTGGGATCAACAATGGTCTTTGAGACTACAACAGGTTCTCGCTTATGAAACAGATCTTCTAGAATACCCAGATTTATTCGAAGGTTCTAAAGTTGTAGAGAGCAAGGTGAAAGAACTCAAAGAAGAAGCCTATAAGGAAATCCAAAAGATTCTAGATATGGGCGGAGCGATTCAAGCGATTGAAAACGGTTACATGAAGTCTCAACTTGTAAAATCTCAAGCTGAACGTCTTGCAAAAATCAACAATAACGAAATGGTTATAGTAGGTAAGAACAAATGGACCGAAGGTATTGCTTCTCCATTGATGACAGACCAAGACGGAGGAGTTTTTAAAGTAGATTCTAAATCTGCGGAAGAAACTTTAGAAGTTCTTGCGAAAGTAAAATCTAATCGAGACACAAATCAAGTCAAAGCCGCTCTCGCACAATTAGAAGCGGACGCAAAAGCTGGCAAGAATTTAATGCACGCTTCCATCGAATGCGCCAAAGTCGGCATCTCCACTGGAGAATGGGCGGATGTTCTTAGATCAGTGTTCGGTGAATATAGACCCGCTACCGGTGTAGAAGGTCAAAAACTCAATCTCGAATCTGAAAAGGTAACACGTGTTAGGGGAAAGGTAGATACATTTTTAAAAACTAACGGTTCCAGACCGAAAATCGTAGTCGGCAAACCAGGGTTAGACGGTCACTCCAACGGAGCAGAGATGATTGCAGTCTCTGCTAAACACGCCGGCTTTGACGTGATTTATTCCGGTATTCGTTTAACCCCGGAAGAAATCGTTCAAACCGCTGTGGAAGAAAATGCGGACGTGATCGGTGTTTCTATCCTTTCCGGTTCTCATTTGGAATTGGCAGAACAAATTTTCAACGAACTGAAGCACTACAAAGCGGACATTCCTGTAGTTTTCGGAGGAATCATTCCTCCGAGTGATTTTGAAACTCTGACAAAACTAGGGGTTAAAGCAATCTTCACTCCTAAGGATTACGATCTTATGGACGTGATGGAAAGAATCATTGACATTATTTCCAAAACTATAAAGGCCGCATAA
- a CDS encoding NAD(+)/NADH kinase — protein sequence MSLNRLKTAQRILILGKRTKFELDLEEWGSIEKIQKIYKIQNDSFTRIHESHLRQISNRETLKRLFPNGDFIFRKDLEQKPPSDYDLVIALGGDNHFTFVAHHAIDTLVLGCNSDPPTSVGALLSFHVEDIKKALETNWENTILEEWPLIEVKIHYPDGRKINTLRGISEISIRNNSPDLTSRFLICHQNQMEEQKCSGLLVYTGAGSTGWVMSCENTDTSFDKQSPFFKVYCRELRKKEHTRYILDHFTVTDSFNLISEMKGGISIDSLAETIYDFPPGAKAEFSLSQKKLHVVVRKS from the coding sequence ATGTCCTTAAATAGATTAAAGACGGCCCAACGAATCCTGATTTTAGGCAAACGAACTAAGTTCGAACTGGATTTAGAAGAATGGGGATCTATTGAAAAAATCCAAAAAATTTATAAAATTCAAAATGACTCTTTTACGAGAATTCACGAATCGCATCTTAGACAAATTTCTAATCGTGAAACTCTGAAACGTCTTTTTCCAAACGGGGATTTTATCTTTAGAAAAGACCTGGAACAAAAACCTCCTTCCGATTACGATCTAGTAATCGCGTTAGGAGGAGACAATCATTTTACCTTTGTTGCTCACCACGCTATTGATACTCTCGTTTTAGGTTGTAATTCCGATCCGCCTACATCGGTGGGGGCTCTTCTTTCTTTTCATGTAGAAGATATTAAAAAGGCTCTCGAAACAAATTGGGAAAATACGATCTTAGAAGAATGGCCCTTGATCGAAGTCAAAATCCATTATCCGGATGGTAGAAAAATAAACACTCTTAGGGGAATCAGTGAAATTTCGATCCGAAACAATAGCCCCGATCTAACGAGCCGTTTTTTAATCTGTCATCAAAATCAAATGGAAGAACAAAAATGTTCCGGACTTTTAGTGTACACAGGCGCCGGTTCGACCGGTTGGGTCATGTCTTGCGAGAATACAGATACAAGTTTTGATAAACAATCTCCCTTTTTCAAAGTCTATTGTAGAGAGCTTAGAAAAAAGGAACATACTCGGTATATTCTCGATCACTTTACGGTTACCGACAGCTTTAACCTAATTTCAGAAATGAAAGGTGGAATTTCAATCGATTCTCTTGCGGAAACGATTTACGATTTTCCCCCCGGAGCAAAAGCTGAATTTAGCCTCTCTCAAAAAAAATTACATGTAGTGGTTCGTAAGTCATGA
- a CDS encoding ATP-binding protein codes for MSQEEKRIRELEEENKKLKRQIENTAHSPYLKKGMANVRYYVRVFREEIVTNEILGRIDESLGTLYEIKNFVHRYSLLAGLDPDTIRIIATEAIQNIVEHGHGKYAEIELELHNEVINPFFKMSFKHEMQPGMKYTLSQINENVKKGDVSSEHFDIENSRGRGEFLMKELADERRILNGVEITPEGNKMHYFKRVLINYKDPKGPRDVTSFDEIKEEIDRLDPEEALCYFHIDHRKSKLSSVTIVVASSRETKLRTMMETSGFYLVHKDKYYRAVFCSFEPTKEFTSSELENLFEKIRKQVEIEKE; via the coding sequence ATGTCCCAAGAAGAGAAACGAATTCGAGAATTAGAAGAAGAAAATAAAAAACTCAAACGGCAGATAGAAAATACGGCACATTCTCCTTATCTGAAAAAGGGAATGGCAAATGTTCGGTATTATGTCAGAGTCTTTCGAGAAGAAATCGTAACCAATGAAATCCTAGGAAGAATTGACGAAAGTTTGGGAACACTGTATGAAATCAAAAATTTTGTTCATCGTTATTCTTTGTTAGCTGGATTAGATCCAGATACGATCAGAATTATCGCGACCGAAGCGATTCAAAACATCGTGGAACACGGTCATGGAAAATACGCCGAAATCGAATTAGAATTACATAATGAAGTTATAAATCCGTTTTTTAAGATGTCTTTCAAACACGAGATGCAGCCAGGAATGAAATACACTCTTTCCCAAATCAATGAAAATGTGAAAAAGGGGGACGTCTCTTCTGAACATTTCGACATAGAAAATTCCCGGGGTAGGGGAGAATTTTTGATGAAAGAGCTGGCCGACGAAAGAAGGATATTAAACGGAGTGGAAATTACACCCGAAGGAAATAAGATGCATTATTTCAAAAGGGTTCTGATCAATTATAAAGATCCAAAAGGTCCGAGGGATGTAACGAGTTTTGATGAAATTAAGGAAGAGATCGATCGCCTGGATCCGGAAGAAGCGCTTTGTTATTTTCATATCGATCATAGAAAAAGTAAACTATCTTCGGTTACGATTGTGGTCGCTTCTTCCAGAGAAACTAAACTTAGAACTATGATGGAAACATCCGGTTTTTATCTTGTCCACAAAGACAAATACTATAGGGCTGTATTTTGTTCTTTTGAGCCTACGAAGGAATTTACTTCTTCTGAACTTGAGAACCTTTTTGAAAAAATTCGCAAACAAGTTGAGATCGAAAAAGAATGA